One Passer domesticus isolate bPasDom1 unplaced genomic scaffold, bPasDom1.hap1 HAP1_SCAFFOLD_368, whole genome shotgun sequence genomic window carries:
- the LOC135292459 gene encoding feather keratin Cos2-2-like, giving the protein MSCCKPCDPCCQPCGPCPLASSCNECCVRQCQSSHVVIEPPAVLVTLPGAILSSSPQNTAVGSSTSAAVGSILSSQGVPISSGGFDISCITNCFGGSRCRPC; this is encoded by the coding sequence atgtcctgctgcaagccctgcgacccttgctgccagccctgcggcccctgcccgctggccagcagctgcaatgagtgctgtgtcaggcagtgccagagctcccaCGTGGTCATTGAGCcgcctgctgtgctggtgaccctgcccggcgccatcctcagctcctctccacAGAACACCGCCGTGggatcctccacctctgctgctgttggcagcatcctcagctctcagggagtgcccatcagctctgggggcttTGACATCTCCTGCATCACCAACTGCTTTGGTGGCAGCAGATGCCGTCCCTGCTAA